The following proteins are encoded in a genomic region of Drosophila willistoni isolate 14030-0811.24 chromosome 3R, UCI_dwil_1.1, whole genome shotgun sequence:
- the LOC6647415 gene encoding filamin-A isoform X3 → MATKKPNEYYPQQQLQNQQQLPDQYDENFDEDMEAERDLAEDAQWKKIQQNTFTRWANEHLKTIDRSINNLETDLSDGLRLIALVEVLSQKRLPKHNKRPTFRSQKLENVSVALKFLQDEGIKIVNIDSSDIVDCKLKLILGLIWTLILHYSISMPMWDGEDEKQLNGSGPTPKQRLLNWIHTRIPDMPINNFTNDWTTGKAVGALVDACAPGLCPDWELWDPKDAVQNASEAMGLADDWLNVRQLIKPEELVNPNVDEQSMMTYLSQYPNSKLKTGAPLRPKTNPNSIPPPRVRAYGPGIEPIGPVVGAPANFTVETFSAGKGVVDVEIEGPNGEIEKADVRFNQDKNLTYTVSYIPKAEGQHKVTVKFSGRDIPKSPFPVKVEGHAGDASKVQVTGPGIHPTGVTIKKPTFFDILTKDAGRGVPEVIIIDPANHKTSVAAKVRQLENDTWRCEYVTALQGLHSVNVFYAGTPIPNSPFPVKVAPLSDARKVRASGRGLQATGVRVGDDADFKIYTEGAGEGLPEVRVIGPGGMNQNVMQSKIDGHTYQCQYYPTKEGRYVVMVTYGGQEVPKSPFEVKVGPKKESSIVAYGPGLSSGVIGYPAAFVVETNGETGALGFTVAGPSQAEIECHDNGDGSALVKYHPTAVGEYAVHILCDNEDIPKSPFIAQILPRTDFHPELVKASGPGLEKNGVTNNQPTSFDVDTSKAGNAPLEVVVQDVYGTKIPVQLKNNPDGTKKVTYTPTTGVPHTVEVNYGGVSTPNSPHRIYVGVPVDASKVQAFGPWLQPGVRPNVPTHFNVDARDAGEAELKVKVIHEETKIDVPCRIIDNEDSTYSVEVIPPTKGAYTTTMTYGGQRVPLGQKVVVEQTVDVSKIKVDGLEPTAPLNSLQQFRIITHGLPKADLAVTITSPSGNRIKAHIIPTAEGFLVNFTPTQLGEYLLSICFGGTPITPRPFRLQCLTGSDSNKVHAFGPGLERGIVGQPAEFMIDTRGAGQGGLGVTVEGPCEAAINCRDNGDGTCNVAYLPTEAGDYTVNITFNERHIIGSPFQPIIMPVPNLKNTRVSGIGIQPHGVIMNAATDFMVDMSKVGSNIESGKLSCAIFDPMGHVLPSKIVQGPTDDIFRIMYTPFEAGRHTIELMYDNIPVPGSPFVVNVKSGCDPARCKAYGPGLEKGLTNQKNKFTVETKGAGNGGLSLAIEGPSEAKMTCTDNRDGSCDVDYLATDPGEYDITIRFAEKHIPGSPFRVVVEETVDPSKVKVYGPGIEHGQVRESVPTYFNVDVGEAGPGRIAVKLTNSEGIPVDNLRVEDKGDCIYAVHYVPPKAGSVLTCQVKFADVEVPCSPFVMTVFPKSEATKVKVKGVNEKKKTPASLPAEFEIDTKQAGQADINVAIKNPKGKAMQPRLEEVASGTYVVSFVPDECGTYQCSIKYGDKEIEGSPFKLEAFPTGEAKKCKLVEQAPKILPSGSQSHLKVDAREAGDGAVTCKITNKAGSEIVGIDVIEKDGFFDILYALNDPGDYDINVKFGGKDIPNGSFSIKAVESIEQYEYVEEHSTKVIKQTTQSELVNGKSEITYRSVAFEKLPLPTTGGNVTAEVRMPSGKIDKPVIQDNRDGTVSVKYDPREEGSHELVVKYNGEPVQGSPFKFHVDSITSGYVTAYGPGLTHGVTGEPANFTISTKGASAGGLTMAVEGPSKAEINYHDNKDGTVSVQYLPTAPGEYQVSVRFGDRHIKGSPYFAKITGEGRKRNQISVGSCSEVQMPGDITDDDLRALNASIQAPSGLEEPCFLKRMPTGNIGISFTPREIGEHLVSVKRMGKHINNSPFKVTVCEREVGDAKKVKVSGIGLKEGQTHADNIFSVDTRNAGFGGLSVSIEGPSKAEIQCTDKDDGTLNISYKPTEPGYYIVNLKFADHHVEGSPFTVKVAGEGSNRKREKIQRERDAVPITEIGSQCKLTFKMPGITSFDLAACVTSPSNVTEDAEIQEVEDGLYSVHFVPKELGVHTVSVRYSEMHIPGSPFQFTVGPLRDSGSHLVKAGGSGLERGVVGEAAEFNVWTREAGGGSLAISVEGPSKADIEFKDRKDGSCDVSYKVSEPGEYRVGLKFNDRHIPDSPFKVYVSPDAGDAHKLEVQQFPQGNIQADAPYQFMVRKNGAKGDLDAKIVAPSGTDDDCFIQNIDSEMTSVRFYPRENGIHAIHVKFNGVHIPDSPFRIKVGKDVADPAAVHATGNGLDDVKTGHKHDFIINTCNAGVGTLAVSIDGPSKVAMDCTEVEEGYKVRYTPLLPGEHYITVKYNNMHIVGSPFKVQATGEKLADEGAQETSTVIVETVRKIAKGGKNTGVHLPTFKSDSTKVESKGMGLKKAYIGKQNQFTICATDAGNNILYVGMYGPKGPCEELHVKHAGHNNYNVHYVVRDRGQYVLLIKWGEEHVPGSPFQIDV, encoded by the exons ATGGCTACCAAGAAA CCCAACGAATATTATCCACAGCAGCAGCTCCAAAATCAACAGCAGTTGCCGGATCAATACGACGAGAATTTTGACGAAGACATGGAAGCTGAACGTGATCTTGCCGAGGATGCGCAATGGAAGAAAATCCAACAGAATACCTTTACACGTTGGGCCAACGAGCATCTAAAGACCATCGATCGTTCCATAAATAATTTGGAAACTGATCTATCCGATGGCCTTAGATTGATTGCCCTTGTTGAGGTTTTGTCGCAGAAACGTTTGCCCAAACATAATAAACGACCAACATTCCGTAGCCAGAAATTGGAAAATGTTTCAGTGGCCTTGAAATTCCTCCAGGATGAGGGCATCAAAATtgttaatattg ATTCGTCGGACATTGTGGACTGTAAGCTGAAATTGATACTGGGTCTGATATGGACACTTATTCTCCACTATTCGATATCGATGCCCATGTGGGATGGTGAGGATGAGAAGCAATTGAATGGCTCGGGTCCGACACCTAAACAGCG tCTACTCAACTGGATACATACTAGAATACCCGATATGCCCATAAATAACTTTACTAATGACTGGACTACTGGCAAGGCTGTGGGTGCTTTAGTTGATGCCTGTGCCCCGGGTCTCTGTCCCGACTGGGAGCTCTGGGATCCCAAAGATGCTGTGCAAAATGCCTCTGAGGCCATGGGTTTGGCTGATGATTGGCTTAATGTACGCCAGTTGATAAAGCCCGAGGAACTGGTCAATCCCAATGTTGACGAGCAATCCATGATGACCTATTTGTCGCAATATCCCAACTCAAAGCTCAAGACTGGAGCTCCTTTGCGTCCCAAGACTAATCCAAATAG CATTCCTCCGCCGCG AGTACGTGCCTATGGACCTGGAATTGAACCCATTGGACCTGTGGTTGGGGCACCAGCCAACTTCACCGTCGAAACTTTCTCCGCTGGCAAAG GCGTTGTCGATGTTGAGATCGAAGGACCAAACGGAGAGATCGAGAAAGCTGATGTGCGCTTCAATCAAGACAAGAATCTCACATATACCGTCTCCTATATACCCAAGGCTGAGGGTCAGCATAAGGTAACCGTTAAGTTTTCGGGTCGCGATATTCCGAAAAGTCCGTTCCCCGTAAAAGTTGAAGGACATGCCGGAGATGCATCTAAGGTTCAGGTAACTGGTCCTGGCATTCACCCTACTGGTGTGACCATCAAGAAACCCACCTTCTTTGACATACTCACCAAGGATGCTGGACGCGGTGTTCCGGAGGTGATAATCATTGATCCTGCCAATCATAAAACTTCCGTGGCGGCCAAAGTGCGCCAGTTGGAGAATGATACTTGGCGTTGCGAATATGTCACCGCTCTGCAGGGCTTGCACTCGGTTAATGTGTTCTATGCCGGCACACCAATACCGAACAGTCCGTTCCCCGTGAAGGTTGCCCCATTGTCAGATGCTCGCAAAGTGCGCGCCTCTGGCCGTGGTCTTCAAGCAACGGGCGTTCGGGTTGGAGATGATGCTGACTTTAAGATTTACACAGAGGGAGCCGGCGAGGGTTTACCGGAGGTGCGTGTCATTGGACCCGGTGGCATGAACCAAAACGTTATGCAATCAAAGATCGATGGTCATACGTATCAGTGCCAGTATTATCCCACCAAGGAGGGACGATATGTAGTCATGGTTACTTATGGAGGCCAAGAAGTACCCAAATCACCCTTCGAGGTGAAAGTTGGTCCCAAGAAGGAGTCATCCATTGTGGCATATGGTCCTGGATTGAGTAGTGGTGTCATTGGATATCCCGCTGCCTTTGTAGTGGAGACCAATGGTGAGACAGGTGCCCTCGGATTTACCGTGGCTGGTCCCTCGCAAGCAGAGATCGAGTGTCATGATAACGGTGATGGCTCCGCTCTGGTCAAGTATCATCCAACTGCAGTGGGAGAATATGCTGTTCACATTCTATGCGATAACGAGGATATACCCAAGTCACCGTTTATTGCTCAGATATTGCCGCGCACCGATTTCCATCCGGAGTTGGTCAAAGCCAGTGGTCCTGGTCTCGAAAAGAATGGAGTTACCAACAATCAACCCACCAGCTTCGATGTTGATACCAGCAAGGCAGGCAACGCTCCATTGGAGGTCGTTGTTCAGGATGTCTATGGCACCAAGATTCCAGTGCAGCTGAAAAACAATCCCGATGGCACTAAGAAGGTCACCTACACGCCAACCACCGGTGTGCCACACACTGTGGAAG TCAACTACGGCGGAGTATCAACACCCAATTCTCCTCACCGCATCTATGTGGGAGTGCCCGTTGATGCATCTAAGGTCCAAGCATTTGGTCCATGGCTTCAACCTGGTGTACGTCCCAATGTGCCCACACATTTCAATGTGGATGCTCGTGATGCCGGCGAGGCTGAATTAAAGGTGAAGGTAATCCATGAAGAAACCAAAATTGATGTTCCCTGCCGCATCATCGACAACGAGGACAGTACCTATTCGGTTGAGGTTATTCCACCCACCAAAGGAGCATATACCACAACCATGACATATGGCGGACAACGTGTGCCCCTCGGCCAGAAGGTGGTTGTCGAGCAGACAGTGGATGTGTCTAAGATCAAGGTCGATGGACTTGAGCCGA CCGCGCCCCTAAACAGTTTGCAGCAGTTCCGCATCATCACCCATGGTCTACCTAAAGCGGACTTGGCAGTGACTATCACAAGTCCTTCGGGTAATCGGATCAAGGCGCACATTATACCAACAGCAGAGGGTTTTCTTGTTAACTTTACGCCCACCCAGTTGGGAGAGTATTTGCTGAGCATTTGTTTTGGCGGCACACCCATTACGCCGCGTCCCTTCCGCCTGCAATGTCTGACTGGCAGTGATTCTAACAAAGTCCATGCCTTTGGGCCTGGACTAGAGCGCGGTATTGTGGGTCAGCCGGCAGAGTTTATGATCGATACGAGAGGTGCCGGCCAAGGTGGCTTGGGCGTCACAGTTGAAGGGCCCTGCGAGGCGGCCATCAATTGCCGCGACAATGGTGATGGCACCTGCAATGTGGCCTATCTGCCCACCGAAGCTGGCGATTATACAGTCAATATAACGTTCAATGAGCGCCACATCATTGGCTCACCATTCCAGCCCATCATTATGCCAGTGCCGAATCTGAAGAACACACGAGTCAGCGGCATTGGCATACAGCCCCACG GTGTTATCATGAATGCTGCAACTGATTTTATGGTAGACATGAGCAAGGTGGGCAGCAACATTGAGTCGGGAAAATTATCCTGTGCCATTTTTGATCCAATGGGTCATGTGCTGCCTAGCAAGATTGTTCAAGGACCTACTGATGACATTTTCCGCATTATGTATACTCCATTTGAGGCTGGACGACACACCATTGAGCTTATGTATGACAATATACCCGTTCCGGGATCGCCATTTGTGGTGAATGTTAAGAGCGGCTGTGATCCAGCACGCTGCAAGGCCTACGGACCAGGTCTGGAGAAGGGTCTAACCAATCAGAAGAACAAATTCACCGTCGAGACCAAAGGTGCTGGTAATGGCGGTCTCTCGTTGGCCATCGAAGGCCCATCGGAGGCTAAAATGACCTGCACGGATAATCGCGATGGCAGCTGTGATGTTGACTATTTGGCCACAGATCCGGGAGAGTATGATATAACCATTCGCTTTGCGGAGAAGCATATACCCGGCTCTCCCTTCCGAGTGGTCGTGGAAGAGACTGTCGATCCCAGCAAGGTGAAGGTCTATGGTCCAGGCATCGAGCATGGACAGGTGCGCGAAAGTGTGCCTACCTATTTCAATGTAGATGTAGGCGAGGCTGGTCCTGGCCGCATTGCCGTTAAATTGACCAATTCAGAGGGCATACCTGTGGATAATCTGCGTGTGGAGGACAAGGGTGATTGTATTTATGCCGTGCACTATGTGCCACCCAAAGCTGGTTCAGTGCTAACCTGCCAAGTGAAATTTGCCGATGTTGAAGTGCCATGCAG TCCATTCGTGATGACAGTCTTCCCCAAATCCGAGGCCACTAAGGTCAAGGTCAAGGGTGTAAATGAGAAAAAGAAGACACCAGCTTCACTACCAGCCGAATTTGAAATTGATACCAAACAAGCGGGTCAGGCTGACATCAATGTGGCCATCAAGAATCCAAAGGGCAAAGCCATGCAGCCGCGCCTCGAAGAAGTGGCCAGCGGGACTTATGTGGTATCCTTTGTGCCCGATGAGTGCGGCACATATCAGTGCAGCATTAAATATGGTGACAAGGAGATTGAGGGCTCTCCCTTCAAACTCGAAGCATTCCCCACCGGCGAGGCCAAGAAATGTAAGCTAGTTGAGCAGGCACCCAAAATTCTACCGTCGGGCAGTCAATCCCATCTCAAAGTGGATGCACGTGAGGCGGGCGATGGTGCAGTAACCTGCAAGATCACCAACAAGGCTGGCAG CGAAATTGTGGGCATTGATGTGATTGAGAAGGATGGATTCTTCGACATACTTTATGCTCTAAATGACCCTGGCGACTATGACATCAATGTTAAATTCGGTGGCAAGGATATACCGAATGGTAGCTTCTCCATTAAG GCTGTCGAAAGCATCGAACAATACGAATACGTCGAAGAGCATTCAACCAAGGTGATTAAGCAAACAACTCAG AGCGAACTTGTTAACGGAAAGAGTGAAATCACATATCGTAGTGTTGCCTTTGAGAAATTGCCACTCCCCACAACAGGCGGTAACGTTACAG CTGAAGTCAGAATGCCAAGCGGTAAGATAGACAAACCAGTTATTCAGGACAATCGTGATGGTACCGTCTCGGTGAAGTACGATCCACGCGAGGAGGGCTCTCACGAGTTGGTGGTTAAATACAACGGTGAACCCGTCCAGG GATCACCCTTCAAATTCCATGTGGATTCCATCACCTCGGGCTATGTGACAGCCTATGGACCAGGTTTGACGCATGGCGTCACTGGTGAACCAGCCAATTTCACCATCTCAACCAAGGGAGCCAGCGCCGGAGGCCTGACCATGGCCGTTGAGGGTCCCAGCAAGGCTGAG ATCAACTACCATGACAACAAGGACGGAACCGTGTCGGTACAATATCTGCCAACGGCACCTGGTGAATATCAGGTTTCGGTGCGTTTCGGTGATAGGCACATTAAGGGCTCCCCGTACTTTGCCAAGATCACTGGCGAGGGTCGTAAGCGTAATCAGATTTCTGTGGGCTCCTGCTCTGAGGTGCAAATGCCCGGTGACATTACGGATGATGATCTCCGTGCTCTCAATGCCTCCATTCAGGCACCCAGCGGTTTGGAGGAGCCATGCTTCCTGAAGCGTATGCCCACTGGCAACATTGGCATTTCATTCACTCCCCGTGAGATTGGCGAGCATTTGGTGTCGGTTAAGCGTATGGGCAAGCACATCAACAACTCCCCCTTCAAGGTCACCGTCTGCGAACGCGAAGTGGGCGATGCCAAGAAGGTTAAGGTATCTGGAATCGGACTTAAGGAGGGCCAGACCCATGCCGATAACATCTTCTCGGTGGATACCCGTAATGCCGGATTCGGTGGTCTCTCCGTTTCCATTGAGGGTCCCAGCAAGGCGGAAATCCAGTGTACCGATAAGGACGATGGCACTCTGAACATCTCCTACAAGCCCACCGAACCGGGTTACTACATTGTCAATTTGAAGTTCGCTGATCACCATGTCGAAGGATCGCCCTTCACAGTGAAAGTAGCCGGCGAGGGAAGCAATCGCAAGCGCGAGAAGATTCAGCGTGAGCGCGATGCCGTGCCCATTACGGAGATTGGCAGCCAGTGCAAGTTGACCTTCAAGATGCCAGGCATCACATCCTTCGATTTGGCCGCCTGTGTGACGTCGCCAAGCAATGTGACTGAAGATGCTGAGATTCAGGAAGTCGAGGATGGCCTCTACTCGGTGCACTTTGTGCCCAAAGAACTGGGCGTGCACACTGTTTCCGTGCGTTACTCTGAGATGCATATTCCCGGCTCACCCTTCCAGTTCACCGTGGGTCCACTGCGTGACTCTGGCAGCCATTTGGTGAAGGCTGGCGGCTCTGGTCTGGAGCGCGGCGTGGTCGGTGAGGCAGCTGAGTTCAATGTATGGACACGCGAGGCTGGCGGCGGTTCATTGGCCATTTCCGTGGAAGGCCCCAGCAAGGCTGACATTGAGTTCAAGGATCGCAAGGACGGCAGCTGCGATGTGTCCTACAAGGTCTCCGAACCAGGAGAGTACCGTGTGGGCCTCAAATTCAATGACCGTCACATACCCGACTCGCCATTCAAGGTCTACGTCTCTCCGGATGCCGGTGATGCTCATAAACTGGAAGTACAGCAATTCCCCCAGGGCAACATCCAGGCCGATGCTCCGTATCAGTTCATGGTGCGCAAGAATGGAGCTAAGGGCGATTTGGATGCCAAAATCGTGGCCCCCTCAGGAACCGATGACGATTGCTTCATTCAAAATATCGACAGTGAGATGACCTCGGTTCGTTTCTATCCACGTGAGAACGGCATTCATGCCATTCATGTCAAGTTCAACGGCGTCCATATTCCCGACTCGCCATTCAGAATCAAGGTCGGCAAGGATGTGGCCGACCCAGCCGCTGTGCATGCCACCGGCAATGGCCTCGATGATGTCAAGACGGGCCACAAGCATGATTTTATCATCAATACCTGCAATGCTGGTGTCGGCACACTCGCTGTCTCCATCGATGGCCCATCCAAGGTGGCCATGGATTGCACTGAGGTCGAGGAGGGCTACAAGGTGCGCTACACTCCCCTGTTGCCTGGAGAGCACTACATTACGGTTAAGTACAACAACATGCACATTGTGGGATCGCCATTCAAGGTGCAAGCCACCGGAGAAAAGCTGGCCGATGAGGGTGCCCAGGAGACATCCACAGTGATTGTGGAGACTGTGCGGAAGATCGCCAAGGGAGGCAAAAATACCGGAGTACATCTGCCTACTTTCAAATCCGATTCCACCAAGGTGGAGTCCAAGGGCATGGGTCTAAAGAAGGCCTACATTGGCAAGCAAAATCAGTTTACCATCTGTGCCACCGATGCAG GCAACAACATCCTGTACGTTGGCATGTATGGACCAAAGGGACCCTGCGAGGAGCTCCATGTCAAGCATGCTGGCCACAACAACTACAATGTTCATTATGTGGTACGCGATCGCGGCCAATACGTGCTCCTTATCAAATGGGGCGAAGAGCATGTACCCGGCTCCCCATTCCAGATCGATGTCTAG